A region of the Archocentrus centrarchus isolate MPI-CPG fArcCen1 unplaced genomic scaffold, fArcCen1 scaffold_24_ctg1, whole genome shotgun sequence genome:
GGCAGGaaagtggcagtggcgcagtgggtaagtgtttgccttgcagccggagggttgccggtttgcctgtccctgcgctgtgttgtgtccttgggcaagacagttaaaccacattgcctaacggtagcaccGATCTCTGTCTGCATTACCGCAGAtcctcgtctctggatgagtgatctggaacgttCATTTCgatgtgcgcacaatgacaatgagttgaatctaaccgCTCAGTCTCTTTGCTGAAATTTTTCACATGGGTGGGGTGTCAGCTTCATGCAGCtgtcacttgacccagctgtcttaactaattataggccaatctccaactttccttttctctcaaagattcttgaaagagtagttgtaaaacagctaactgatcatctgcagaggaacggtttatttgaagagtttcagtcaggtttcagaattcatcacagtacagaaacagcattagtgaaggttacaaatgatctccttccagcctctgacagtggactcatctctgttcttgtcctgttggacctcagtgccgtggtttgaatcatatttatctcatagactccaatttgttcatgtaaatggggagtcttcttcacacactaaggttaatcatggagttccacagggttctgtgctaggaccaattttatttacattatacatgcttcccttaggcagtattattagaaagcattgcataaactttcattttaatgcagatgatactcagctttacctatcaatgaagccagatgacacacatcaaatagttaaactgcaggaatgtcttaaagacatcaaggcctggatgacctctaatttcctgcttctaaattcagataaaactgaaattcttgtactcggccccacaaatcttagaaacatggtgtcagacCAGATACTTATTCTAGATgccattactttggcctccagtaacactgtgagaaatcttggagtcatttttgaccaggatttgtccttcagttAATACGGTGGTGCAGTGGACACGCCCCCTTTTGCTCGGCACGTTCCTCAGAGCTTCGGTACAAGACGTAACAGCACTACCTGGCACCTGTCCATCccagtttattttgtattttatgtctcCGGTCATTCCCCTCAATAAACAACCTTTCAGTTTAGTTTGCCTGTCAGTCCTGCATACTGAGTCCAATCCCACCCACCACGCAGCACTTTGTCACAATCTCTCTCAACTATGGAGAGAGGCGTCATGGGGGGGTGGAGAGACTTGTGAGGTGGTGAGCAGGTCCCTGTTGTAGTATGAATGGTGGAGGTGGTAGGACTGGGGTTTGGGAGTAACAGGTCTGTCCCATTGTTGAAGCTACAGGAGAAGctgttcaggctgttggtgaGGTGTGaactgctggtgcagtggggggGCTTTAGGCTTGTGGTTAGGTCACTGAGAACTttccagacagaagcagagtcgttcactgaaaactggttttggagtttctttcagttcacctgtttagCCTCTCACTGCTTTGCTAAACCTGAACTTTGAAACTGCCTCTGTCTCCACTCTGAAacacttcctccttttccagcctcagcctcctcagcttAGCTGTGAACCAGGGCTCGTCATTACTATAAGTCACCCTGGTGTGTGATGGTGTGCAGCTGTCCTCACAGAAGCTGATGTAGGACGTCACAGCATCTGTACACTCATCAAACTGTTGGAGCGGTCCTGAAAACCTCCCAGTCGCTGCAGTCCAGATCCAACAGGGACTCCAACCACAAACCTGTGGGTTACTAGTCggctgttcagaccttctgtctttgtttcaaacaagtttcccacctactgtttctagatgcccaCCCTAACATAGCCGACTAGAACCGGCCGTATCCCACAAAAGTGTATAAatccaaatccagccttaaagggctcattcccccaaacagtgcagtgtggtagcttctaatacagatctgttctcctgcagctgatcatcaggaggaggagagtctgacggagcagcagaggaacattttcagcctctacagaggaaacaatgagttcaacacaacaggtgagaaaaatatcagcgttacactattattgaaactgtgtgacttcatcagcagctgttggtttgttttattatggtcccaattagcactgaagttacaacaagacaaaataaaaaggtcacattttaacaggacactgaaacaaagacattaataatcaagattcagatcaaacccacaatttatcatacaatacatcattttcattgagcagtatttgatctataatgtcattttcattactgttataattacacatttcatattttcatagcacttttccactcactcctcattagatctcattgttttccaaccagtttgattccagttcttactggtttggaaatgctgtaccagtagctgttgacgttgctgttgtggtgatccccagagtctctcatcccgtggttcaacacactccaactccactgtgttggactgcagctggtggcagtagtccttgttctgctctgaagatctgcttcaagctttagggtcactctaagcagaagctgcagaaggtggagagctgcttcatgtgctgctacaccaaactcacagaggctgcagagcagaacaacaactaccatcacaaactgcagttcaacactgtggagtttgtctgtcagtgtgatcagaaactcagtgagagagagctcatatttgctttgttatttatgagaaaatatatgcatacagtaatgctttgaaatcattttacttaaatttatgtttcctcttttttcccttGTACGTGgctgcatgtaatgtgctactttcaccagtaggtggaggtAATAGACCTAGTTGACCTTTGGAGGCTACTaaaaaaactctaatattaatggagtttgaagtttgttccacgactgcatttcactcactgcctctgtttgtatctctgtcactgcaggaccaacatggagcgagaagtcagcgctctgaggctgacaaacctcacagaaggaagggaggaaaaaaatacacctgtgatcagtgtgggacgGAATTTGCCAGGAAGTGTAATCTAAAAAGACATGAagtgatccacactggagagaagccgttcagctgtgacttgtgtggaaagtcttttacccgggctggaagcttaaaaaaacaccaactcatccacactggagagaagccgttcagctgtgacttgtgtggaaagtcttttacccaggctggaagcttaaaaaaacaccaactcatccacagtggagagaagccgttcagctgtgacttgtgtggaaagtcttttaccctggctggaagcttaaaaaaacaccaactcatccacagtggagagaagccgttcagctgtgacttgtgtggaaagtcttttaccctggctggaagcttaaaaaaacaccaactcatccacagtggagagaagccgtacagctgtgacttgtgtggaaaatCTTTTACACAGGCTGGAAGCTTAAAaaaacaccaactcatccacagtggagagaagccgtacagctgtgacttttgtggaaagtcttttacccaggctggaagcttaaaaaaacaccaactcatccacagtggagagaagccgtacagctgtgatcagtgtggaaaAGCTTTTAATCAAAGTGGCCACTTCAAGAGCCATCAagttacccactctggaattaaggcatacagctgtgactattgtggaaaaactttcagtcagcTAGGGGACAGAAATacacacctacgcattcacactggacatgatgtgtacagctgtgatcagtgtggcaaaaagtgTGGAACAGACTCACAGTTACAAtcccacatgtttacccacactgaggagagacctcataaatgtgacttgtgtgataagacttttaaagctccacagcacctgagagcacaccaacagatccacagcagaaagagactctacaagtgcagttactgtgaggtatgtgtttttattttgatcttgtaactttagcctgactgttgggaacaactgttcagttatgatttttgcttctatgatcataagaaactaaattattactttttgtaggGACAAAaatttatatcactgtattatttatgatacaccagtttcctggtatatcatggtattattatttctgcatatatgtgtctttatgttggtttacagtggctccttcttcagtcaggtgtatatagaataaaaataattttactgtcataaaaaataaattataaaatacaaccattgaacaaattatcaaaacatttctgtttaattctttgctttgaagcccaaattcttctctctgcaggtaaaaacacctgtaagctttgttagcacagagtaaacagagccaaactacaaacagtttaaatatttgtcacagggagtcggtccttaacaggctgcctgctctgctgtttgcttgtgatgccactttttgtcgtatatttggctcgtttaccataatgtttccacagcagagctggaagtgggcctttaaaaccatttacattgtttgtctttgactaacctggtttcctgttgctgtgtgtgggcggagcttcctgggtggtgtaacctcttcctaccatatataggtccatgttacatttgccattatggctgctggagtttggcaagtgtccctaaagaacacaatcagcttaaattcaaactgatgactccttctagaagtgagtcctgttactttgcagccatattgaaacacactggagcacttacagttattttgaagcattatctacattaactttcatttcaaagatcaacgggacataaaaacttcatgcacagaatattcagtcagatgtgataaaatcagctaaaagttttctgactttgtacacaaataagattttaacagcttctctcctggtagttatactttcaccatctttctatctaatatttagtcagaaatttcagttcagagttgagctccatgtctctctctcataatgtctctgctgctaccaggacctaacctagcagtgaccaaggatcccacagtctgccctgcagcagtccaacagagttcatcactgtaaactgaaccacaacactgcaaactacccagtttagcctgcacttactgtccactataaactttgaataacatggaattatcatttaatttgctttgagaaaactttctagaagatgaaacatcatgtacagatccaatatctgactaaaactctaaaatgaatgataacgttacctgtaagctttaaattagtagtttatcaaaggacacttgctgagcagtctttaccttagaaagagtctcatcttcctctcatgtcctctctttgttccaccgttctccagctcacagagtcaaagtgtgacttgtttgaaggctgcaggagaaagtctgtatgaaatgagccgtatgaaaaatgaacagacacag
Encoded here:
- the LOC115775616 gene encoding zinc finger protein OZF-like, yielding HRRKGGKKYTCDQCGTEFARKCNLKRHEVIHTGEKPFSCDLCGKSFTRAGSLKKHQLIHTGEKPFSCDLCGKSFTQAGSLKKHQLIHSGEKPFSCDLCGKSFTLAGSLKKHQLIHSGEKPFSCDLCGKSFTLAGSLKKHQLIHSGEKPYSCDLCGKSFTQAGSLKKHQLIHSGEKPYSCDFCGKSFTQAGSLKKHQLIHSGEKPYSCDQCGKAFNQSGHFKSHQVTHSGIKAYSCDYCGKTFSQLGDRNTHLRIHTGHDVYSCDQCGKKCGTDSQLQSHMFTHTEERPHKCDLCDKTFKAPQHLRAHQQIHSRKRLYKCSYCEKQSHTDGSSSQPCHRCGGGKAFLCDLCGKTFNQQQSLKRHQRRHTGHKLKDCKECGRSFTTTSELKQHELFHSGVKKHAGAKTVHAVVIPLQRLREKIKQYNTVAALEEQIDLESACGLAEEVILLWEQGDGK